From the Butyrivibrio fibrisolvens genome, one window contains:
- a CDS encoding MFS transporter, which translates to MKNKLHIDNLEIMAFMDGLVFFSPVSLLIRTKAGLSLEQFFVLQAFLSIMIFVFEIPTGKITDRVGYKKTLVLSQGMWLLARILLMLSFFSGNFAVFMIEAVVEGIAISFSSGTLSAYLYQQYESDEYVVKNARIGNCGTAGFIVSAIIYAGLYHFFGLEGLLVATVISSALGLVASFGIEKEKHLKEKEVTEKKVKKLAFNLENTMIVVILACVSITFILINFFYVDKLENLGISEEWMSAIILGYSLIQMISEKLLKMISEKKYLLTFMLGFLTVGMMMIVFGMSDHVLIVIPIMLLLPLAVIVPEYIFDEIENKVIDANGLENYRAEVLSIYNMGVNLVEIIFLFASAYVSRAGISLSFILTGCTMGVIGVAGFVMFSKKIDQ; encoded by the coding sequence ATGAAAAACAAATTACATATAGACAACCTCGAAATTATGGCCTTTATGGATGGCCTGGTTTTCTTTTCACCGGTATCATTGCTTATAAGGACAAAGGCAGGACTATCGCTGGAACAGTTCTTTGTCCTGCAGGCCTTTTTATCAATAATGATATTCGTATTTGAGATTCCAACCGGTAAGATCACAGACAGAGTAGGATATAAGAAAACGCTGGTTTTGTCACAGGGAATGTGGCTTCTGGCAAGGATTCTTTTGATGCTTTCATTTTTCAGTGGAAACTTTGCGGTATTTATGATAGAGGCAGTTGTTGAAGGTATTGCCATCAGTTTTTCTTCAGGAACTTTAAGTGCCTATCTTTATCAGCAATATGAATCAGATGAGTATGTTGTAAAGAATGCCAGGATTGGCAACTGTGGAACGGCCGGATTTATCGTAAGTGCAATAATTTATGCCGGACTCTATCACTTTTTTGGACTGGAAGGCTTGCTTGTGGCAACAGTTATTTCCAGTGCATTGGGACTAGTTGCAAGCTTTGGGATTGAGAAGGAAAAGCATCTTAAGGAAAAAGAAGTTACGGAAAAGAAGGTAAAGAAGCTGGCATTCAACCTGGAGAACACGATGATCGTGGTGATCCTTGCCTGCGTCAGCATTACTTTTATTCTGATCAATTTCTTCTATGTTGATAAGCTTGAAAATCTCGGAATATCAGAAGAGTGGATGAGTGCCATAATCCTTGGCTATTCCCTCATTCAGATGATATCAGAAAAGCTTCTTAAGATGATCAGTGAAAAGAAATATCTGTTAACCTTTATGCTTGGCTTCCTCACAGTTGGTATGATGATGATAGTATTCGGCATGTCAGATCATGTGCTGATAGTGATTCCTATCATGTTGCTGTTACCACTTGCTGTGATAGTGCCGGAATACATTTTTGATGAAATAGAGAATAAAGTCATAGATGCAAACGGCCTTGAGAACTACAGAGCCGAGGTCCTGTCTATCTACAACATGGGCGTGAACCTGGTGGAGATCATATTTCTCTTCGCATCGGCTTATGTTTCAAGAGCAGGGATTTCGCTTAGCTTCATTCTGACAGGATGTACTATGGGTGTGATCGGCGTAGCCGGATTTGTGATGTTTAGTAAAAAGATTGATCAATAA